Proteins co-encoded in one Conger conger chromosome 4, fConCon1.1, whole genome shotgun sequence genomic window:
- the LOC133126766 gene encoding ADP-ribosyl cyclase/cyclic ADP-ribose hydrolase 2-like codes for MSVGLVFWLLVLLVFSPMVVPQETALWQGDGTTADLQEVIIGRCYNYIRVVNPTIGEKNCTAIWRAFRDAFIYRDPCSVTPADYQTFISLSYHSIPPNKALFWEKTKRLVHRYSDLTRRMMPLGETLIGWLGDDLAWCGRASGDGLDSVSCPTTAECEHNPVESFWRIASTTYANLSSGVIQVMLNGSVTDGAFPENSFFANFELPYLRKDEVSKVQIWVMDDIEGPDVESCGNKSVHNLQQILEQQGFQYTCTDNYRPVRILQCVDSSSHPACLCSSAAPALPLLSLQHLPALLLPMFH; via the exons ATGTCTGTGGGTCTCGTATTTTGGCTTCTTGTGTTACTAGTTTTCTCTCCAATGGTTGTCCCACAGGAGACAGCACTGTGGCAGGGAGACGGAACGACAGCAGACCTACAGGAAGTGATCATCGGGAGGTGCTACAATTACATCCGGGTGGTGAACCCCACCATTGG AGAGAAGAACTGCACTGCAATATGGAGGGCCTTCAGAGATGCTTTTATCTACAGAGACCCCTGCAGTGTCACCCCGGCTGACTACCAAACCTTTATCTCCCTCTCCTACCACAGTATCCCCCCGAATAAG gCCCTGTTTTGGGAGAAGACCAAGCGGCTGGTGCACAGGTACTCTGACCTCACACGCAGGATGATGCCACTTGGAGAAACTCTGATTGGTTGGCTGGGCGATGACCTCGCTTGGTGTGGGAGGGCCTCTGGCGACG GTTTGGACTCTGTGTCCTGTCCCACCACAGCTGAGTGCGAACACAACCCTGTGGAGTCCTTCTGGAGGATCGCCTCGACCACA TACGCCAACCTGTcctcaggtgtgatccaggtgaTGCTGAACGGCTCCGTCACTGATGGAGCATTCCCAGAGAACAG CTTTTTTGCCAATTTCGAACTCCCATATTTAAGAAAAGATGAAGTTTCCAAAGTACAGATCTGGGTAATGGATGACATCGAAGGCCCTGATGT CGAGTCCTGTGGGAATAAAAGTGTGCACAACCTGCAGCAGATCCTGGAACAGCAGGGGTTCCAGTACACCTGCACTGATAATTACAG gccGGTGAGAATACTCCAGTGTGTGGACAGCTCCAGTCACCCTGCCTGCCTCTGCTCCAGCGCtgcccctgctctccccctcctcagtcTGCAGCACCTGCCTGCTCTGCTGCTGCCCATgtttcactga